From the genome of Phycodurus eques isolate BA_2022a chromosome 22, UOR_Pequ_1.1, whole genome shotgun sequence, one region includes:
- the LOC133397167 gene encoding NADH-cytochrome b5 reductase 3-like produces the protein MLSYIIGVIRSGFDGLLKLLFRLLFPRRRPAITLEDPSVKYALRLIDKQIVSHDTRKFRFALPSAEHVLGLPVGQHIYLSAKIDGVLVVRPYTPTSSDDDKGYVDLVIKVYFKNVHPKFPEGGKMSQYLESLRIDDTIDFRGPSGLLVYRGKGVFAIQADKKAPAVTKMAKHVGMIAGGTGITPMLQVVTAIMKDPQDRTVCHLLFANQTEKDILLRPELEEIQVNDPERFKLWFTVDRAPANWEYSEGFISEAMVREHLPPPSADTLLLMCGPPPMIQFACNPNLDKAGHAAERRFAF, from the exons ATGCTGTCCTACATCATTGGG GTTATCCGGAGCGGCTTTGATGGGCTGCTCAAGCTCCTCTTCCGGCTCCTCTTCCCCCGGAGGAGGCCCGCCATCACCTTGGAGGACCCCAGCGTCAAGTATGCACTGCGGCTCATTGATAAGCAG atcGTGAGTCACGACACGCGGAAGTTCCGTTTCGCTCTGCCGTCCGCCGAACACGTGCTGGGTCTCCCCGTGG GACAGCACATTTATTTGTCGGCCAAAATCGACGGCGTGCTGGTGGTCCGCCCGTACACGCCCACGTCCAGCGATGACGACAAGGGCTACGTGGACCTGGTCATCAAG GTTTACTTCAAAAACGTCCATCCCAAATTCCCAGAAGGCGGCAAGATGAGTCAGTACCTGGAGAGTCTGCGCATCGACGACACCATCGACTTCAGGGGGCCCAGCGGGCTTCTCGTCTACCGGGGCAAAG GTGTTTTTGCCATTCAGGCTGACAAAAAGGCTCCAGCTGTGACCAAGATGGCCAAACACGTGGGCATGATCGCGGGCGGGACAG GGATCACGCCCATGCTGCAGGTCGTCACGGCCATCATGAAGGACCCGCAGGACCGGACGGTGTGCCACCTGCTCTTTGCCAACCAG ACGGAGAAGGACATCCTGCTGAGGCCCGAGTTGGAGGAGATTCAAGTCAACGACCCCGAGCGCTTCAAGCTGTGGTTCACCGTGGACAGAGCGCCCGCCA actGGGAGTACAGCGAGGGCTTCATCAGTGAGGCGATGGTGCGGGAGCATCTCCCGCCGCCGTCCGCCGACACCCTGCTGCTGATGTGCGGCCCGCCGCCCATGATCCAGTTCGCCTGCAACCCCAACCTGGACAAGGCGGGCCACGCCGCCGAGCGCAGGTTCGCCTTCTAG